A single Cottoperca gobio chromosome 7, fCotGob3.1, whole genome shotgun sequence DNA region contains:
- the lsm14b gene encoding protein LSM14 homolog B isoform X3 encodes MSSSKPYIGCKIGLISKAQNRYEGILFTIDKVNSAVVLAKVKCFGTEGRPTDRPTPSKDDIYEYITFRGSDIKDITLCEPSRSTHGLPPDPAIVQSSSASSLGPFSPLRMPAYNQLAASSLLNQQYAAALGLGPILPGMHVRRGPMVEKAVQTLHVDRSRLRGGFTASQEQQQQQQQQQQQQQQQQQQQQQQQKEQQQQQQEQQQQQQEQQQQQWERRPQRPRGEVSQTRRGPEATMKSGPGVPNAQQGTRQQNYENRPPPRRQDKNHEGKEKEELHSTAEDVNCGPKCYYNKAKSFFDNISSDNKFRLTWAEERKRNLETFGVPGRFLRGQGFRGGYSGERGLGTAQTLSSFRTRSGKL; translated from the exons ATGAGTTCATCAAAGCCCTACATTGGCTGTAAAATAGGGTTAATTTCAAAAGCCCAAAATCGTTATGAGGGGATTTTGTTTACAATTGACAAAGTGAACTCCGCAGTAGTGCTGGCTAAAG TCAAGTGTTTTGGAACGGAGGGACGACCCACTGACAGACCAACACCGTCCAAAGATGACATCTATGAGTACATCACTTTCCGCGGAAGTGATATTAAGGACATCACACTGTGTGAACCTTCAAGATCTACCCACGGCCTACCCCCAGATCCTGCAATAGTACAG TCATCCAGTGCAAGTTCTCTTGGCCCATTTAGCCCCCTAAGGATGCCCGCCTACAACCAGCTTGCTGCCAGCTCTCTACTTAATCAACAATATGCTGCAGCTCTTGGCCTTG GGCCTATACTTCCAGGCATGCATGTTAGAAGGGGCCCTATGGTGGAAAAGGCTGTGCAAACCCTCCATGTGGATAGATCCAGGCTGAGGGGAGGCTTTACTGCATCCCaggagcaacagcagcagcagcaacagcagcagcaacagcagcagcaacagcagcagcaacagcagcagcagcagaaggagcagcagcagcagcagcaggagcaacaacaacagcagcaggagcaacagcagcagcagtgggaaAGAAGGCCCCAGAGGCCAAGAGGAGAGGTTTCACAGACCAGAAGGGGCCCTGAAGCCACTA TGAAGTCAGGCCCAGGTGTGCCCAATGCTCAGCAGGGAACTCGGCAGCAGAATTATGAAAACAGGCCACCACCCAGAAGACAAG ATAAAAATCatgaagggaaagaaaaagaagaattgCACTCGACAGCAGAGGATGTTAATTGTGGACCAAAATGCTACTACAACAAAGCAAAGTCTTTCTTTGACAACATCTCGTCTGATAACAAGTTCAG ACTAACATGGGCGGAGGAGCGGAAGCGCAATCTGGAGACTTTTGGGGTCCCTGGACGGTTCCTGAGGGGCCAAGGATTCAGAGGTGGCTATTCTGGAGAAAGAGGATTGGGAACTGCTCAGACTCTATCTTCTTTCAGAACCAGGAGTGGTAAGCTGTAA
- the lsm14b gene encoding protein LSM14 homolog B isoform X1 has product MSSSKPYIGCKIGLISKAQNRYEGILFTIDKVNSAVVLAKVKCFGTEGRPTDRPTPSKDDIYEYITFRGSDIKDITLCEPSRSTHGLPPDPAIVQSSSASSLGPFSPLRMPAYNQLAASSLLNQQYAAALGLGPILPGMHVRRGPMVEKAVQTLHVDRSRLRGGFTASQEQQQQQQQQQQQQQQQQQQQQQQQKEQQQQQQEQQQQQQEQQQQQWERRPQRPRGEVSQTRRGPEATMKSGPGVPNAQQGTRQQNYENRPPPRRQGPRRRRNRSRGQLMVANVTSAILKFDTDFDFDSSNAQFVKEELEREVHDRMKDKNHEGKEKEELHSTAEDVNCGPKCYYNKAKSFFDNISSDNKFRLTWAEERKRNLETFGVPGRFLRGQGFRGGYSGERGLGTAQTLSSFRTRSGKL; this is encoded by the exons ATGAGTTCATCAAAGCCCTACATTGGCTGTAAAATAGGGTTAATTTCAAAAGCCCAAAATCGTTATGAGGGGATTTTGTTTACAATTGACAAAGTGAACTCCGCAGTAGTGCTGGCTAAAG TCAAGTGTTTTGGAACGGAGGGACGACCCACTGACAGACCAACACCGTCCAAAGATGACATCTATGAGTACATCACTTTCCGCGGAAGTGATATTAAGGACATCACACTGTGTGAACCTTCAAGATCTACCCACGGCCTACCCCCAGATCCTGCAATAGTACAG TCATCCAGTGCAAGTTCTCTTGGCCCATTTAGCCCCCTAAGGATGCCCGCCTACAACCAGCTTGCTGCCAGCTCTCTACTTAATCAACAATATGCTGCAGCTCTTGGCCTTG GGCCTATACTTCCAGGCATGCATGTTAGAAGGGGCCCTATGGTGGAAAAGGCTGTGCAAACCCTCCATGTGGATAGATCCAGGCTGAGGGGAGGCTTTACTGCATCCCaggagcaacagcagcagcagcaacagcagcagcaacagcagcagcaacagcagcagcaacagcagcagcagcagaaggagcagcagcagcagcagcaggagcaacaacaacagcagcaggagcaacagcagcagcagtgggaaAGAAGGCCCCAGAGGCCAAGAGGAGAGGTTTCACAGACCAGAAGGGGCCCTGAAGCCACTA TGAAGTCAGGCCCAGGTGTGCCCAATGCTCAGCAGGGAACTCGGCAGCAGAATTATGAAAACAGGCCACCACCCAGAAGACAAG gTCCTCGGAGGCGCAGGAACCGTAGTAGAGGCCAGCtcatggtggctaatgttacgTCTGCCATCCTTAAGTTTGACACAGACTTTGATTTTGATTCCTCAAATGCACAGTTTGTtaaggaggagctggagagggagGTGCATGACAGGATGAAAG ATAAAAATCatgaagggaaagaaaaagaagaattgCACTCGACAGCAGAGGATGTTAATTGTGGACCAAAATGCTACTACAACAAAGCAAAGTCTTTCTTTGACAACATCTCGTCTGATAACAAGTTCAG ACTAACATGGGCGGAGGAGCGGAAGCGCAATCTGGAGACTTTTGGGGTCCCTGGACGGTTCCTGAGGGGCCAAGGATTCAGAGGTGGCTATTCTGGAGAAAGAGGATTGGGAACTGCTCAGACTCTATCTTCTTTCAGAACCAGGAGTGGTAAGCTGTAA
- the lsm14b gene encoding protein LSM14 homolog B isoform X2 has product MSSSKPYIGCKIGLISKAQNRYEGILFTIDKVNSAVVLAKVKCFGTEGRPTDRPTPSKDDIYEYITFRGSDIKDITLCEPSRSTHGLPPDPAIVQSSSASSLGPFSPLRMPAYNQLAASSLLNQQYAAALGLGPILPGMHVRRGPMVEKAVQTLHVDRSRLRGGFTASQEQQQQQQQQQQQQQQQQQQQQQQQKEQQQQQQEQQQQQQEQQQQQWERRPQRPRGEVSQTRRGPEATMKSGPGVPNAQQGTRQQNYENRPPPRRQGPRRRRNRSRGQLMVANVTSAILKFDTDFDFDSSNAQFVKEELEREVHDRMKGNLQCVCLQIKIMKGKKKKNCTRQQRMLIVDQNATTTKQSLSLTTSRLITSSD; this is encoded by the exons ATGAGTTCATCAAAGCCCTACATTGGCTGTAAAATAGGGTTAATTTCAAAAGCCCAAAATCGTTATGAGGGGATTTTGTTTACAATTGACAAAGTGAACTCCGCAGTAGTGCTGGCTAAAG TCAAGTGTTTTGGAACGGAGGGACGACCCACTGACAGACCAACACCGTCCAAAGATGACATCTATGAGTACATCACTTTCCGCGGAAGTGATATTAAGGACATCACACTGTGTGAACCTTCAAGATCTACCCACGGCCTACCCCCAGATCCTGCAATAGTACAG TCATCCAGTGCAAGTTCTCTTGGCCCATTTAGCCCCCTAAGGATGCCCGCCTACAACCAGCTTGCTGCCAGCTCTCTACTTAATCAACAATATGCTGCAGCTCTTGGCCTTG GGCCTATACTTCCAGGCATGCATGTTAGAAGGGGCCCTATGGTGGAAAAGGCTGTGCAAACCCTCCATGTGGATAGATCCAGGCTGAGGGGAGGCTTTACTGCATCCCaggagcaacagcagcagcagcaacagcagcagcaacagcagcagcaacagcagcagcaacagcagcagcagcagaaggagcagcagcagcagcagcaggagcaacaacaacagcagcaggagcaacagcagcagcagtgggaaAGAAGGCCCCAGAGGCCAAGAGGAGAGGTTTCACAGACCAGAAGGGGCCCTGAAGCCACTA TGAAGTCAGGCCCAGGTGTGCCCAATGCTCAGCAGGGAACTCGGCAGCAGAATTATGAAAACAGGCCACCACCCAGAAGACAAG gTCCTCGGAGGCGCAGGAACCGTAGTAGAGGCCAGCtcatggtggctaatgttacgTCTGCCATCCTTAAGTTTGACACAGACTTTGATTTTGATTCCTCAAATGCACAGTTTGTtaaggaggagctggagagggagGTGCATGACAGGATGAAAG GTAACTTGCAGTGCGTCTGTCTGCAGATAAAAATCatgaagggaaagaaaaagaagaattgCACTCGACAGCAGAGGATGTTAATTGTGGACCAAAATGCTACTACAACAAAGCAAAGTCTTTCTTTGACAACATCTCGTCTGATAACAAGTTCAG ACTAA
- the LOC115011054 gene encoding transcription initiation factor TFIID subunit 4-like — MRLTSERSLGKMAAGSDLLDDVFFNTEVDEKVVSDLVGSLESELTGAGRVNTPTRVQSAANHFGNSAVGSNPNVQGRNMGLSQQELAKAGTGVQGGVINSTGSPGSSMDGSAGTTSGMPATQSQSKPGTASGVVTAVLGVGKHETTSVQTLNGSAVMMNCHVTGGSSGNNSQPVVTLVNNGPVSAIKGSATVLSATPSTIIRTYSTSAPNAVISSQPSVKSVPTVTLVRPPMQTPTNTSHIGGNTTTVLTAPAVSVTSTAGSLVNKFDSTKTIMQTGAHVMASTVATPTIRSPTVLQNLRTSLPSTIAVTPPGGIRAIAPQVLAPRLTQPQQNAPNIQNIQLPPGMVLVRSESGQLLVIHQQTLAQMQAQSQSQSAMTPRPAAPTSTPPVQISSLQAPGASLLARPVTPTTIIKHGSTGQTTVTATTTLQRPPVLQNTIMLGGSATTPGQPVGTPTTATAVTQRVTGTPVTPTAITAETLENVKKCRNFLSTLIKLASSGKQSTETTANVKELVKHLLEAKIEPEGFTSRLYQELSSSPQPYLVPFLKRSLPALRLMTPDADSFIHQSLLPLPSPQPAATASTALTEVMLRPPLSTATTTATSTAATKTTVISLTQTPHSKPGLIVPQQQGTMVRPQVTLSQSPMVTLRGQSHSRIIVGQPQMIRQLQTAVKQTFAPGAKGVQVVSQAPLTAAQKNRLRETGGGAFRDDDDINDVASMAGVNLSEESARILATNSELVGMVTRSCKDEAFLSTSLLTRRALEIGKKFGVGDLGADVINCISHAAQQRLQNLLERVSQVAQQRNTAFKEDAQCQQVSDVRTQLRFFEQLDQMEKQRKEELEREILLKAAKSRSRQEDPEQLRLKQKAKEMQQQELAQIRQREANLTALAAIGPRKKRKMDSPVRAAGAECSGSDPSQPGGSSGSGSRQFMRQRITRVNLRDLLFCLENEKGTSHSHLLYKGFLK; from the exons ATGCGTCTCACGAGCGAGCGCAGCTTGGGAAAGATGGCGGCGGGCTCCGATTTGCTAGATGATGTTTTCTTCAACACAGAGGTGGACGAAAAAGTAGTGAGTGATCTAGTTGGATCTCTGGAGTCTGAACTAACGGGAGCAGGACGTGTCAACACACCGACCAGGGTCCAGTCTGCAGCAAATCACTTTGGCAACTCAGCTGTAGGCAGTAATCCCAATGTTCAGGGCAGAAACATGGGACTTTCACAACAAGAGCTTGCTAAAGCAG GAACAGGAGTGCAAGGAGGTGTCATTAACAGTACGGGGTCCCCCGGTTCAAGCATGGATGGATCTGCCGGCACCACATCGGGCATGCCGGCCACTCAGAGTCAGTCCAAGCCTGGGACAGCTAGCGGAGTCGTGACGGCAGTATTGGGTGTTGGGAAACATGAAACGACTAGTGTTCAAACTTTGAATGGAAGTGCCGTAATGATGAACTGTCATGTCACTGGAGGCAGCAGCGGCAACAACTCCCAGCCTGTCGTCACGCTTGTCAACAACGGACCTGTTTCTGCGATCAAAGGAAGCGCAACAGTTTTGTCTGCAACACCAAGTACTATTATACGAACTTATTCAACGAGTGCGCCGAATGCTGTGATCTCGTCTCAGCCATCTGTAAAAAGTGTACCCACAGTCACGCTTGTGAGACCACCTATGCAAACTCCCACCAACACCTCACACATCGGAGGCAACACAACCACAGTTTTAACAGCACCAGCCGTCAGTGTCACCAGCACTGCAGGCTCGCTCGTCAACAAATTTGACTCCACAAAAACTATAATGCAGACTGGTGCGCACGTTATGGCTTCAACTGTTGCGACACCGACCATTAGGAGCCCGACTGTTTTGCAAAACTTGAGGACTTCACTACCGTCAACAATCGCTGTCACCCCTCCTGGTGGAATACGAGCTATTGCTCCACAGGTGTTGGCTCCTCGACTCACTCAGCCTCAACAAAAcgccccaaatatccaaaacatCCAGCTCCCTCCAG GCATGGTCTTGGTTCGCAGTGAGAGTGGGCAGCTGCTGGTGATTCACCAGCAGACCTTGGCTCAGATGCAGGCTCAGTCGCAGTCCCAAAGCGCCATGACACCACGACCTGCAGCCCCAACCAGCACGCCACCTGTACAGATCTCTTCTTTACAG GCTCCAGGTGCGTCACTGCTGGCTCGTCCGGTTACCCCCACCACCATTATTAAACACGGTTCCACAGGCCAGACAACTGTGACGGCCACCACCACACTGCAGAGGCCTCCTGTACTGCAG AACACCATCATGCTGGGAGGAAGTGCCACCACCCCGGGACAGCCAGTAGGAACGCCCACCACAGCAACAGCAGTTACACAGAGGGTAACCGGGACCCCTGTCACTCCAACAGCTATCACAGCT GAGACGCTGGAGAATGTTAAAAAGTGTAGAAACTTCCTGTCCACGTTGATCAAGTTAGCATCCAGTGGGAAACAGTCCACTGAGACTACGGCCAACGTCAAGGAGCTGGTCAAGCACTTACTG GAAGCGAAGATAGAGCCTGAAGGTTTCACCAGTAGGTTATACCAGGAGCTCAGCTCCTCACCACAGCCGTACCTTGTGCCTTTCCTGAAG aggaGTCTCCCAGCACTGCGTCTGATGACCCCAGACGCCGATTCCTTCATCCATCAGAGCCTGCTGCCTCTGCCCAGCCCTCAGCCTGCCGCAACAGCCTCCACGGCCCTCACCGAGGTGATGctgcgtcctcctctctccacgGCCACCACCACGGCCACCAGCACTGCCGCGACCAAAACCACAGTTATCAGCCTCACTCAGACGCCTCACAGTAAACCTGGACTG ATAGTGCCCCAGCAACAGGGCACAATGGTGAGGCCACAGGTGACGCTGTCTCAGTCTCCCATGGTAACACTCAGAGGACAATCTCATAGCCGTATCATCGTGGGCCAGCCGCAGATGATCAGACAGCtacagacag CAGTGAAGCAGACGTTCGCTCCAGGGGCCAAAGGAGTGCAAGTAGTCAGTCAGGCCCCTCTCACTGCTGCTCAGAAGAACAGACTGAGGGAAACAGGAGGGGGAGCCTTCAG GGATGACGATGATATCAATGATGTGGCCTCCATGGCAGGAGTCAACTTGTCGGAGGAGAGCGCCCGTATCTTAGCAACCAACTCTGAGCTTGTTGGCATGGTGACTCGCTCCTGTAAGGACGAGGCGTTCCTCTCCACGTCTCTGCTCACCCGGAGAGCTCTGGAGATCG GTAAGAAGTTTGGCGTCGGCGACTTGGGCGCAGATGTGATCAACTGCATTTCACACGCCGCACAGCAGCGACTACAAAACCTGCTGGAAAGGGTGTCACAGGTGgcacagcaaagaaacacagcCTTCAAG GAGGACGCGCAGTGTCAGCAGGTCAGCGATGTGCGCACCCAGCTTCGATTCTTCGAGCAGCTGGATCAGATGGAGAAGCAAAGGAAGgaagagctggagagagagattcTCTTGAAGGCTGCCAAG TCTCGGTCACGGCAAGAGGACCCCGAGCAGCTCAGACTCAAACAGAAGGCCAAAGAG ATGCAGCAACAGGAGCTGGCTCAgatcagacagagagaagccAACCTAACGGCGCTGGCAGCAATCGGCCCGAGGAAAAAACGGAAAATGGACTCTCCTGTTCGGGCCGCCGGTGCAGAG TGCTCAGGCTCGGACCCCTCTCAGCCCGGAGGCTCCAGTGGATCAGGCTCCAGACAGTTTATGCGTCAGCGCATCACCAGAGTCAACCTCAGGGACCTGCTCTTCTGCCTGGAGAATGAAAAAGGGACCAGTCACTCACACCTGCTCTACAAAGGCTTCCTCAAATAG